One genomic window of Thermorudis peleae includes the following:
- the lysA gene encoding diaminopimelate decarboxylase: MAEFQEIWPITTARHVDGHLVIGGVSLPALAAEHGTPLYIFDLATIDMHVQRYRDSLRSYPAETRLVYAGKAFLCVGLLRHFAAQGLWLDVVSGGELAIAYAASFPAERLVFHGNNKTEEELRFARQRGIGIVVIDHQAEVELLGQLWADAPQPLSVMVRLNPGVETDTHAYRRTGQLDSKFGLPIATGAAAQTVAAVLDQPALRLVGYHVHLGSQLFTSEPYRVAIERLADFAQAMAAQHGVVPNVISPGGGIGVPAMPDDPSVDITAAVREIVRAVAENWKRRGLPLPALALEPGRSLIAQAGVALYRVGAIKQIPGVRCYVSVDGGMADNIRPALYGARYTATLANREGEGEQIVTIVGKYCESGDVLIRDLPLPPVKPGDLLAVPSTGAYCLAMASNYNGALRPAVVAVQDGAWVLWQRRETFDDILRRDPLA; encoded by the coding sequence GTGGCTGAATTCCAGGAGATTTGGCCGATAACCACGGCACGTCACGTGGATGGCCATCTTGTCATCGGTGGTGTGTCCCTGCCAGCGCTTGCTGCTGAGCATGGCACGCCGCTCTATATCTTTGACCTTGCCACGATTGATATGCACGTGCAGCGGTATCGCGACAGCTTACGCAGTTATCCAGCAGAAACCCGACTTGTCTATGCGGGGAAAGCGTTCCTGTGCGTTGGTTTGCTGCGTCACTTCGCTGCTCAGGGTCTCTGGCTTGATGTCGTTTCAGGTGGTGAGCTTGCCATCGCCTATGCTGCTAGCTTCCCTGCTGAGCGCCTTGTGTTCCATGGAAACAACAAGACGGAAGAGGAACTCCGCTTTGCTCGACAGCGTGGCATTGGGATCGTCGTCATCGACCACCAAGCCGAAGTTGAGCTCCTTGGACAGCTCTGGGCTGATGCCCCACAACCGCTGTCTGTGATGGTGCGGCTCAACCCTGGGGTTGAAACCGATACGCATGCCTATCGTCGTACCGGCCAGCTCGACTCCAAATTTGGCTTGCCGATTGCAACCGGTGCAGCGGCCCAGACCGTTGCAGCGGTGTTGGACCAGCCGGCACTCAGACTTGTTGGCTATCATGTCCATCTCGGCTCCCAGCTTTTCACCAGTGAACCGTATCGTGTGGCGATTGAGCGGCTTGCGGATTTTGCGCAGGCAATGGCTGCGCAGCACGGCGTTGTGCCGAACGTGATCAGCCCAGGTGGTGGGATCGGGGTGCCAGCAATGCCTGACGATCCATCAGTCGACATAACTGCGGCCGTCAGGGAGATTGTCCGCGCAGTTGCCGAGAATTGGAAGCGGCGAGGGCTTCCCCTACCCGCGCTCGCGCTCGAGCCTGGCCGCTCGCTCATTGCGCAGGCGGGTGTCGCGCTCTATCGTGTTGGCGCTATCAAGCAGATACCAGGTGTTCGTTGCTATGTCAGTGTTGATGGTGGCATGGCCGACAACATTCGCCCTGCGCTCTATGGAGCGCGCTACACGGCGACATTGGCCAATCGCGAAGGGGAGGGCGAACAGATCGTCACAATCGTCGGCAAGTACTGTGAATCGGGCGACGTGCTTATCCGCGATCTGCCATTGCCGCCAGTCAAACCGGGCGATCTTCTCGCTGTTCCCTCCACTGGCGCATATTGCCTTGCCATGGCGAGCAATTACAATGGTGCGCTGCGGCCAGCGGTCGTTGCTGTGCAAGATGGCGCGTGGGTGCTTTGGCAGCGGCGTGAAACATTTGACGACATTCTCCGCCGTGACCCTCTTGCATAA
- a CDS encoding ABC-F family ATP-binding cassette domain-containing protein, with amino-acid sequence MATPLLHVEGISKQFGAYEVFHDVTLTVHDGDRLGLVGPNGAGKSTLLAILAGQLEPDAGAIIRRRGLRIGYLPQLPDFAGALTVRQAAEQAVAAVQELHDELEAVAAALATAHDETYTELAMRFDELSRRFEAAGGFELERQIQEVLANLGFPQAMWETPVDHLSGGQRTRLALACTLLAAPDLLLLDEPTNHLDLAMLTWLDRFLAQWPGAFVLVSHDRYTLDRVTTETLALEQGTITRYSGNYSQYVALRAERIKQQQAAYEAQQAEIAKLEAFIQRYRAGQRAREARGRAKRLARIERIEPPREAPRLRLQLEEQYRSGQIVLESSPLTIGYISTGEPRVLLRTPPLVVQRGERIALLGPNGSGKTSLLRTLVGEIRPLQGEIRFGYHVAPAYFAQQWTVDDPEETVLDLLCRRLTLSPDEARALAAAFLFRGDDVFKPVGVLSGGERSRLALALLVETRANALLLDEPTNHLDLPSREALETVLDEFPGTLIFASHDRYLIDRLATKLWLIENGTVRIVLGNYSTLLEQGALSLTPAPAGSPRTVASTAASTSRPSARPPTPSARSPRERARALRNAEERILALEAQLEHLADALAEASARQNVEELQELQRAYERTETALHDAYAHWEALLEEDEGQDSAR; translated from the coding sequence ATGGCGACGCCGCTTCTGCATGTCGAGGGGATAAGCAAACAGTTTGGGGCATACGAGGTTTTCCACGACGTTACATTGACTGTGCACGACGGCGACCGCCTTGGCTTGGTAGGGCCGAATGGCGCAGGGAAGAGCACGCTACTTGCGATCCTCGCTGGTCAGCTGGAACCCGATGCGGGGGCGATCATTCGCCGTCGTGGACTGCGGATCGGCTATCTGCCACAGCTACCAGACTTTGCTGGTGCGCTGACGGTGCGGCAGGCCGCTGAGCAAGCCGTTGCGGCAGTCCAGGAACTGCATGACGAGCTTGAAGCCGTTGCTGCAGCACTGGCAACCGCGCACGATGAGACATATACTGAGCTTGCCATGCGCTTTGACGAGCTGAGCCGGCGGTTCGAAGCAGCCGGGGGCTTTGAACTCGAACGACAGATTCAGGAAGTCTTAGCCAACCTTGGATTCCCTCAGGCAATGTGGGAAACCCCTGTCGACCACCTGAGTGGCGGCCAGCGAACGCGACTGGCGCTTGCGTGCACCCTCTTGGCCGCTCCAGATTTGCTCCTCCTCGACGAGCCAACAAACCACCTTGACCTCGCTATGCTCACCTGGCTAGACCGTTTCCTTGCGCAGTGGCCTGGTGCGTTCGTCCTTGTCTCACACGACCGCTACACGCTCGATCGCGTTACAACCGAGACCCTGGCGCTTGAGCAAGGCACTATCACGCGCTATTCTGGCAATTACTCCCAGTACGTCGCGCTACGAGCCGAGCGCATTAAGCAGCAACAGGCAGCGTACGAGGCCCAGCAGGCCGAAATCGCCAAGCTTGAAGCCTTTATTCAGCGATATCGAGCGGGGCAACGCGCCCGTGAGGCTCGCGGCCGAGCGAAACGGCTAGCCCGGATCGAACGCATCGAACCCCCACGCGAAGCGCCACGATTGCGACTTCAACTCGAAGAGCAGTACCGGAGTGGCCAGATTGTGCTCGAAAGTAGCCCGCTCACGATTGGCTATATCAGCACAGGAGAACCGCGCGTCTTGCTCCGTACTCCACCGCTTGTAGTGCAACGCGGCGAACGGATTGCACTGCTCGGCCCGAATGGCTCAGGCAAAACCAGCTTGCTCCGCACACTCGTCGGAGAGATTCGGCCGCTTCAGGGGGAAATCCGCTTCGGCTATCATGTCGCCCCGGCCTACTTTGCCCAACAGTGGACCGTGGACGACCCAGAGGAAACGGTGCTCGACTTGCTCTGCCGCCGTCTTACGCTTTCGCCGGACGAAGCACGAGCGCTCGCAGCCGCCTTTCTTTTCCGAGGCGACGATGTCTTCAAGCCGGTGGGCGTGCTCAGTGGAGGAGAACGCAGTCGACTTGCACTTGCCTTGCTCGTCGAGACGCGAGCCAATGCCCTCCTCCTCGACGAGCCGACCAATCACCTTGACCTACCGAGTCGAGAAGCGCTTGAAACCGTGTTGGACGAGTTTCCTGGCACGCTCATCTTCGCTTCCCACGATCGCTATCTCATTGACCGGCTTGCAACCAAACTCTGGCTGATCGAGAACGGAACGGTGCGCATCGTCCTGGGCAACTACTCGACATTGCTTGAACAAGGAGCACTGTCGCTAACGCCAGCGCCTGCCGGATCACCTCGCACTGTGGCGAGCACTGCGGCGTCAACGTCGCGGCCGAGCGCTCGGCCACCCACCCCGTCAGCGCGTTCGCCACGGGAGCGTGCCAGAGCATTGCGGAATGCCGAAGAACGCATCCTTGCACTTGAAGCACAGCTTGAGCACCTCGCCGACGCACTCGCCGAGGCAAGCGCTCGTCAGAATGTAGAGGAGTTGCAAGAGCTCCAACGTGCCTACGAGCGCACCGAAACAGCGCTCCACGATGCCTACGCACACTGGGAAGCATTGCTTGAGGAAGACGAAGGGCAGGATAGCGCTCGATGA
- the coaE gene encoding dephospho-CoA kinase (Dephospho-CoA kinase (CoaE) performs the final step in coenzyme A biosynthesis.) — MSKQQRPYRIGLTGNIACGKSLVLRMLAELGADVIDADQVSREVTAPGEPALEAIREAFGSSVFRADGTLDRRALGAVVFRDPEQLRRLEAILHPRIAERIRRWIAASDKPVVVIDAIKLFESSLAAECDETWVVTCHPEQQLARLMARDGFTREEALLRIHAQPPQEEKVRRATRVIDNSGTIEETRRQVLAAWHDVCQRLAARSGTVGE, encoded by the coding sequence ATGAGCAAGCAGCAACGGCCGTATCGCATTGGATTAACTGGCAACATCGCGTGTGGGAAGTCGTTGGTTCTCCGCATGCTTGCGGAACTCGGAGCCGATGTGATCGATGCTGACCAGGTGTCGCGTGAGGTTACAGCGCCGGGAGAACCGGCCCTGGAAGCAATCCGCGAAGCCTTCGGCTCGAGTGTCTTTCGAGCCGACGGCACACTCGATCGTCGAGCACTCGGTGCCGTGGTGTTCCGTGATCCAGAGCAACTCCGCCGGCTGGAAGCCATCCTCCACCCACGGATTGCTGAGCGCATTCGCCGATGGATTGCTGCAAGCGACAAGCCCGTGGTGGTTATCGACGCAATCAAGTTGTTCGAGTCCAGCTTAGCCGCTGAATGTGACGAGACGTGGGTCGTCACCTGTCATCCCGAGCAGCAGCTTGCCCGGCTCATGGCCCGTGACGGATTCACCCGAGAAGAGGCACTACTGCGCATTCACGCCCAGCCACCACAGGAAGAGAAAGTGCGTCGTGCAACGCGGGTGATCGACAACAGTGGGACAATCGAAGAGACGCGGCGTCAGGTCTTAGCAGCCTGGCACGATGTCTGCCAGCGTCTAGCCGCACGATCCGGGACGGTAGGGGAATAG
- a CDS encoding DsbA family oxidoreductase — protein sequence MAQWHDVQVWFDYLCPYVYRASMLLLWLQEHYDPSLVVHWRYFSLEQVNQRFGPDWKLWEQPDDVPSRTRLAWKGAEAARQQGDEAFRRFHRALLRLRHEERRDLADPETIFEAARRAELDLDAFDRAFKQATLAALARDHEEGVQHYGVFGTPTLVFPNGRAAYLRLSTLPEEAKRGALWEQLVEMIANTPEVDEIKRPTPPQPA from the coding sequence ATGGCACAATGGCATGACGTGCAGGTCTGGTTCGATTATCTCTGCCCCTACGTCTATCGGGCGTCAATGCTCCTGCTCTGGCTTCAGGAACACTATGATCCGTCGCTTGTCGTGCACTGGCGCTACTTCTCCCTTGAACAGGTAAACCAGAGATTTGGCCCGGATTGGAAGCTTTGGGAGCAGCCCGACGATGTTCCAAGCCGCACCCGGCTTGCGTGGAAGGGGGCAGAAGCGGCTCGGCAACAAGGCGATGAAGCGTTCCGGCGCTTCCACCGCGCGCTGCTCCGCCTTCGCCACGAAGAGCGGCGTGACTTAGCCGATCCCGAAACGATTTTTGAAGCAGCCCGGCGAGCGGAACTCGATCTCGACGCGTTCGACCGCGCCTTCAAGCAGGCAACGCTTGCCGCGCTCGCACGTGACCATGAAGAGGGAGTCCAGCACTACGGCGTCTTCGGTACGCCAACGCTCGTCTTCCCAAATGGGCGAGCAGCGTACCTGCGGTTGAGCACCTTGCCCGAAGAGGCCAAGCGGGGCGCGCTCTGGGAGCAACTCGTGGAGATGATTGCCAATACGCCGGAAGTCGATGAGATCAAACGGCCAACGCCGCCACAGCCTGCTTGA
- a CDS encoding site-2 protease family protein has translation MEASLRLGRIRGIEIGIHYTWLIAFALLAYSLAAGVFPLWYPDWTPGLYWSIGAISSLLLFASVLAHELGHSLVAQARGIRVVRIVLFIFGGVAQIADEPRRASDEFAIAIAGPLVSFVIGILGLLSWPLVNPVSEPAGAILHYLGYANLLLVAFNLIPAYPLDGGRVLRAILWGALGSIYRGTRIASRIGIGIGFLFIAIGIFLAFRAPLQGIWLVAIGWFLQNAAQQAYQQLLVRRWFEGITVGRVMAPAPWAIEPDRTIDELVDALLRYNTRSFPVVEDGRLVGIVTITDVSHAPRDEWATRQVRDLMTPWERLIVATPDTDLETVLEAMVERDIHQVPVVQGHTLIGWLTRNAVLHFLQLRRQLDNWEQLDRERSPFARP, from the coding sequence GTGGAAGCATCACTCCGTCTTGGACGCATTCGTGGCATTGAGATCGGCATCCACTACACGTGGCTGATCGCCTTCGCCCTGCTGGCGTACTCGCTTGCTGCGGGCGTGTTTCCCCTTTGGTATCCCGATTGGACACCAGGGCTCTATTGGAGCATCGGCGCGATCTCGAGCCTTCTCCTCTTCGCCTCCGTACTCGCCCACGAGCTTGGCCACTCACTGGTTGCCCAGGCACGCGGCATTCGTGTCGTGCGCATTGTGCTCTTCATTTTTGGCGGCGTTGCGCAAATTGCGGACGAGCCGCGCCGCGCCTCCGATGAGTTTGCCATCGCCATCGCAGGCCCGCTTGTCAGCTTCGTGATCGGCATCCTTGGGCTACTAAGCTGGCCATTGGTCAATCCGGTCAGCGAGCCTGCCGGAGCGATTCTCCATTATCTGGGATACGCAAACTTGCTTCTTGTGGCTTTTAACCTGATCCCCGCCTATCCGCTCGACGGTGGGCGCGTCCTGCGGGCCATCTTGTGGGGGGCACTTGGCAGCATTTACCGCGGTACCCGGATTGCATCACGCATCGGCATTGGCATTGGCTTTCTCTTCATCGCCATCGGCATTTTCCTTGCGTTCCGAGCCCCCTTGCAAGGGATTTGGCTGGTGGCCATCGGCTGGTTTCTCCAAAACGCTGCCCAGCAGGCCTATCAACAGCTCTTGGTACGACGCTGGTTCGAGGGCATTACGGTTGGTCGCGTGATGGCACCAGCACCATGGGCGATCGAGCCAGACCGAACGATTGACGAACTGGTCGATGCGCTCCTGCGTTACAACACGCGCAGTTTCCCGGTCGTTGAGGACGGCCGCCTTGTCGGTATTGTCACGATTACGGACGTCAGCCACGCTCCTCGTGATGAATGGGCGACCCGTCAGGTGCGTGACCTCATGACACCGTGGGAGCGCCTGATCGTGGCCACGCCCGATACCGACCTCGAGACTGTGCTCGAGGCGATGGTCGAACGCGATATTCACCAGGTGCCAGTTGTGCAAGGGCATACGCTGATCGGCTGGCTGACCCGCAACGCTGTCCTGCATTTCTTACAACTCCGACGGCAACTCGATAACTGGGAACAGCTCGACCGCGAGCGCTCGCCGTTCGCGCGCCCGTAA
- a CDS encoding M42 family metallopeptidase: MEERQRSFLLRLLEAPSPSGFEEPAARVWRAEAESFADEVLVDHNGNSIARLRGDGPVVIVEGHIDEIGLMVSYIDDQGYIWFRAIGGWDDQILTGQRVRILTKSGPVIGVIGRKPAHLLSEEDKGRASRIKDLWIDIGARDGSEARSLVTIGDPIVIEQPPVSLLNNRLVARGIDNRIGAFIALEVLRALSHDRPAADIYAVAAVQEEISFLGARTSAFALKPTVAVIFDVTHATDHPEADKRGGGDVRIGGGPVLDRGSMVHPGVFARLQAAAAALDIPVALSAAPARTGTDADAIAPARAGIPCGLVSIPNRYMHSPNELISLDDVDRAIRLVAQFVRDLGPNPDLTRR; the protein is encoded by the coding sequence ATGGAAGAGCGGCAGCGAAGTTTTCTGCTTCGGCTCCTTGAAGCCCCAAGCCCCTCAGGCTTTGAGGAGCCGGCAGCCCGGGTGTGGCGTGCTGAAGCCGAAAGCTTCGCCGATGAGGTGCTCGTAGACCACAATGGTAACAGCATTGCGCGATTGCGCGGCGACGGCCCAGTCGTTATCGTCGAGGGGCACATCGACGAGATCGGGCTCATGGTTTCATATATCGACGATCAGGGCTACATTTGGTTCCGCGCAATCGGTGGGTGGGACGACCAGATTTTGACGGGCCAGCGTGTGCGCATTCTGACGAAGAGCGGCCCAGTCATTGGTGTCATTGGGCGAAAGCCCGCCCATCTGCTCAGCGAAGAGGACAAAGGCCGGGCCAGTCGTATCAAAGACCTGTGGATCGATATCGGCGCGCGAGACGGCTCAGAGGCGCGTTCCCTGGTTACCATTGGCGATCCGATTGTGATCGAGCAGCCACCAGTATCGCTGCTCAACAATCGGCTGGTCGCCCGTGGAATTGATAATCGCATTGGTGCGTTTATCGCGCTCGAAGTCTTACGGGCGCTGAGCCATGATCGGCCGGCAGCCGATATCTACGCAGTTGCTGCGGTCCAGGAGGAGATCAGCTTCCTGGGGGCTCGCACCAGTGCCTTTGCGCTGAAGCCGACAGTTGCCGTCATTTTTGATGTCACCCATGCGACAGATCATCCCGAGGCCGACAAGCGTGGCGGTGGCGATGTACGCATCGGCGGTGGCCCAGTGCTCGACCGTGGTTCGATGGTGCATCCGGGAGTCTTCGCTCGACTACAGGCCGCCGCTGCCGCCCTTGATATCCCGGTTGCCCTGTCAGCTGCGCCAGCGCGCACTGGCACCGATGCGGACGCGATTGCCCCAGCGCGTGCGGGCATCCCTTGTGGGCTTGTCTCGATCCCTAACCGCTATATGCATTCGCCCAACGAGCTTATTAGCCTCGATGATGTCGATCGCGCGATCCGCCTGGTGGCCCAGTTTGTTCGCGATCTTGGCCCCAACCCTGATCTGACTCGCCGCTAA
- a CDS encoding phosphoglycerate dehydrogenase: protein MGKDVLVLPWKYAGDHERIARLLERYGCHLVDRPVEYPLTEDQLVELVKDVDGLITGIEPITARVLASANRLKVISTSGVGYNHIDIDEATRRGIAVCICAGCNNRSVAELALGMMFALARRIGEADRALRRGQWQPLFGTELFGKTLGIIGLGRAGKTLGVLGRALSMRVLAYDIAWDIPFAAAHGIDYVPLERLLQESDFVSIHVPLTPQTHYLINEETLSLMKPSAFLINLARGPVVKQSALVEALRAGKIAGAGLDVFEVEPLTENPFVEFENVIMTPHIGGSTEEARERTLFLAITNVCNVLNGLPPHCQVN from the coding sequence ATGGGGAAAGATGTCCTGGTGCTACCCTGGAAGTATGCAGGCGACCATGAGCGGATCGCTCGTTTGCTCGAGCGATATGGTTGTCATCTCGTTGATCGGCCAGTGGAATATCCCTTAACGGAAGATCAGCTCGTCGAACTCGTCAAAGACGTTGACGGGTTGATTACCGGAATCGAGCCGATTACTGCACGCGTCCTGGCCAGCGCAAACCGGCTCAAAGTCATTAGCACGTCTGGCGTCGGCTACAATCACATCGACATCGACGAAGCAACCCGCCGTGGTATCGCCGTCTGCATCTGCGCAGGATGCAACAACCGCTCGGTTGCCGAGCTTGCCTTAGGCATGATGTTTGCCCTTGCTCGCCGCATTGGCGAGGCGGATCGCGCACTGCGTCGTGGCCAGTGGCAGCCACTCTTTGGCACCGAGTTGTTCGGGAAGACGCTTGGCATCATTGGTCTTGGTCGGGCTGGCAAGACGCTTGGTGTGCTTGGCCGTGCCCTCAGCATGCGCGTCCTGGCCTACGATATTGCCTGGGACATCCCATTTGCCGCTGCCCACGGCATTGACTATGTGCCGCTCGAGCGCTTACTTCAGGAGTCGGATTTCGTCTCAATTCACGTGCCGCTCACGCCGCAAACACACTACCTCATCAACGAAGAGACGCTCAGCTTGATGAAGCCGTCCGCCTTCCTGATCAACCTCGCGCGTGGCCCAGTTGTCAAGCAGAGTGCGTTGGTCGAGGCACTGCGCGCCGGCAAGATTGCAGGCGCAGGCTTAGACGTGTTCGAAGTCGAGCCGCTGACCGAGAATCCATTCGTCGAGTTTGAGAATGTGATAATGACGCCGCATATCGGCGGCTCGACCGAAGAAGCCCGTGAGCGTACGTTGTTCCTGGCGATTACCAACGTGTGCAATGTGTTGAACGGGCTACCGCCGCATTGCCAGGTGAACTAG
- a CDS encoding YggT family protein, which produces MTQLIQFLLDLLMILQLAIVIRAVLSWFDPTASNPISRFLVQLTEPLIAPIRRVLPLVGGVLDLSPLVALILLQLLQRMIVAAAMR; this is translated from the coding sequence GTGACACAGCTGATCCAATTCCTGCTTGACCTTTTAATGATCTTGCAGTTGGCTATCGTGATCCGGGCAGTGCTGTCATGGTTTGATCCAACAGCGAGTAATCCCATTTCACGCTTTCTCGTGCAGCTGACCGAGCCACTCATCGCGCCAATTCGCCGTGTGCTTCCGCTTGTTGGCGGCGTGCTTGACCTTTCGCCACTTGTCGCGCTAATCCTGCTGCAACTCCTCCAACGTATGATCGTCGCAGCAGCAATGCGTTAG
- a CDS encoding DUF917 domain-containing protein: MWQVDEARIEAIAIGAGILGTGGGGNPYYGKLQVRRLLRQGAQITVIALDALPDDAVVVSVGGMGAPTVSIERIPRGDEWLVALRALEAHTGKRATHLIPGEIGGANALRPMVVSALAGLPLVDGDGMGRAFPELQMESFAIAGIPATPAALADIYHNVVVFPWLRDAKTLERYARAVTVQMGGAAGYAFPMLSGAQTRATAIPHTLSFAAAIGEAVLDARRMHADPIAAVCETTGGHLLFRGKIIDVQRRLVAGFARGWVELEGLDEYRGTHLRIDFQNEYLIARRDQDVVAVVPDLVCIVDALTAEPVTTEVLRYGLRVAVLGIPAPRALRTPEALAVVGPQAFGYPDVVYQPLPGVYGAEHAERLR; this comes from the coding sequence ATGTGGCAGGTGGACGAAGCCAGGATCGAGGCGATTGCGATCGGCGCTGGCATTCTCGGTACTGGAGGGGGTGGCAATCCCTATTACGGCAAATTGCAGGTGCGGCGACTGCTCCGTCAGGGTGCGCAGATCACCGTTATCGCACTCGATGCGTTGCCAGATGATGCCGTTGTCGTCTCAGTTGGTGGCATGGGCGCACCGACGGTCAGTATTGAGCGTATTCCGCGCGGCGATGAATGGCTTGTCGCGTTGCGCGCGCTTGAGGCTCATACCGGAAAGCGCGCAACGCACCTGATCCCTGGCGAGATCGGCGGCGCAAACGCCCTTCGCCCAATGGTTGTCAGTGCCCTAGCTGGCCTACCGCTGGTTGACGGCGATGGCATGGGCCGAGCCTTCCCTGAGTTGCAGATGGAATCGTTTGCCATCGCTGGTATCCCCGCGACACCAGCTGCCCTCGCTGATATTTACCACAATGTCGTCGTCTTCCCGTGGCTTCGTGATGCGAAGACATTGGAACGCTACGCTCGTGCGGTTACCGTGCAGATGGGCGGTGCTGCTGGCTACGCGTTTCCGATGCTTTCGGGGGCGCAAACGCGCGCCACCGCGATCCCGCATACGCTTTCCTTTGCTGCAGCCATTGGCGAAGCTGTTCTCGATGCCCGCCGCATGCACGCTGACCCAATTGCTGCAGTGTGCGAGACGACTGGTGGACACCTGCTTTTCCGAGGCAAGATCATCGATGTTCAGCGGCGACTCGTTGCCGGCTTCGCGCGTGGCTGGGTCGAGCTGGAAGGGCTCGATGAGTACCGCGGCACCCATCTGCGGATTGATTTCCAGAACGAGTACCTGATTGCGCGCCGTGATCAGGACGTCGTCGCCGTTGTTCCCGATCTCGTCTGCATCGTCGATGCGCTGACGGCTGAGCCTGTAACCACCGAGGTGCTTCGCTACGGGTTGCGGGTTGCGGTACTCGGCATTCCGGCCCCACGCGCGCTGCGGACGCCTGAAGCCCTCGCAGTTGTCGGCCCGCAGGCGTTTGGTTACCCCGATGTGGTCTACCAGCCGTTACCTGGCGTTTATGGCGCGGAACATGCTGAGCGCCTTCGCTAA
- a CDS encoding hydantoinase/oxoprolinase N-terminal domain-containing protein — MRIGIDVGGTNTDAVALDGRAVLAWAKRPTTPDVTTGILQALQAVLQQLQASPEDIHAVMIGTTHFTNAVVQRQALDRIAVIRLGAPATTAIPPLEDWPDDLRAVVAALVEILPGGHQFDGTEIAPLDPHAVTALVTALQTHGVRSIAISSVFSPAVPDHERTVAQWLRDALPDVAITLSHEIGRIGLLERENAAALNACLVSLAQRTIAGFQQALERLGIRAPLYLSQNDGTLMTAEFAARYPVLTFASGPTNSMRGAAFLSGVHDAIVLDVGGTTTDAGVLVRGFPREASFAVEIGGVRTNFRMPDVLSIGLGGGSIVHLEQLTVGPQSVGYRLVECARIFGGTCVTASDIAVAAGRASFGDPARVRDLDPAIVQHLVERIDQQFAELVDRMKLKPDPLPVIVVGGGSVLVPDTLPGASTIVRPPHAAVANAIGAAIAQVSGEVDRVFSLEGRTRDTVLAEARQEAIKAAYAAGAARETIEIVEFEEIPLAYLPSNAVRIRVKAVGDLRGAA, encoded by the coding sequence ATGCGGATCGGGATCGATGTTGGTGGAACGAACACCGACGCGGTTGCACTCGATGGTCGCGCCGTTCTCGCGTGGGCGAAGCGGCCAACGACGCCGGATGTAACGACCGGCATCTTGCAAGCGCTACAGGCGGTACTCCAGCAACTTCAGGCGAGTCCCGAAGACATTCACGCTGTGATGATTGGCACAACACATTTCACCAACGCCGTTGTCCAGCGCCAAGCACTTGACCGTATCGCAGTCATCCGCCTTGGCGCCCCAGCAACGACCGCGATTCCGCCACTGGAAGACTGGCCTGACGATCTTCGCGCGGTGGTAGCGGCTCTCGTCGAGATCTTGCCCGGTGGGCATCAGTTTGACGGGACAGAAATTGCGCCGCTTGATCCTCATGCCGTCACTGCGCTCGTTACAGCGCTGCAAACACATGGCGTTCGGAGCATTGCCATCAGCAGTGTCTTCTCGCCAGCAGTGCCTGACCACGAGCGGACCGTTGCCCAGTGGCTCCGAGATGCCCTCCCTGACGTTGCAATCACCCTCTCGCACGAGATTGGCCGGATTGGCTTGCTCGAGCGGGAAAATGCTGCTGCGCTCAACGCGTGCTTGGTCTCGCTCGCCCAACGTACCATTGCGGGCTTTCAGCAGGCACTCGAGCGTCTTGGCATCCGCGCTCCGCTCTACTTAAGCCAGAACGATGGCACGCTCATGACGGCCGAGTTTGCCGCACGCTATCCCGTGCTTACCTTTGCTTCGGGGCCAACCAACAGTATGCGCGGCGCGGCGTTTCTCAGCGGTGTGCACGACGCGATTGTCCTTGATGTCGGTGGGACGACGACGGACGCCGGTGTACTTGTCCGCGGGTTCCCGCGCGAAGCCTCGTTTGCCGTTGAGATCGGCGGTGTCCGCACGAATTTCCGTATGCCTGATGTCCTGAGCATCGGCTTAGGCGGCGGCAGCATCGTTCATTTGGAGCAGCTGACCGTCGGGCCACAGAGTGTTGGCTATCGTCTCGTTGAGTGTGCGCGAATCTTCGGTGGCACGTGCGTGACTGCCAGCGATATCGCCGTCGCTGCTGGGCGTGCCAGCTTTGGCGATCCTGCGCGTGTTCGTGATCTTGATCCCGCAATTGTGCAGCACCTTGTGGAGCGAATCGACCAGCAGTTTGCTGAACTCGTCGATCGCATGAAGCTGAAACCTGATCCACTGCCGGTCATCGTCGTTGGAGGCGGCAGTGTCCTCGTGCCCGATACGCTGCCGGGCGCTTCGACGATTGTGCGCCCACCGCATGCTGCGGTCGCCAATGCGATTGGTGCAGCAATTGCCCAGGTGAGCGGCGAAGTCGACCGTGTCTTCTCCCTGGAGGGGAGGACACGCGACACGGTGCTCGCTGAAGCGCGTCAGGAAGCGATCAAAGCAGCGTACGCAGCAGGTGCAGCTCGCGAGACCATCGAGATTGTTGAGTTCGAGGAAATTCCGCTCGCGTATTTACCGTCGAATGCCGTTCGAATACGGGTGAAAGCGGTTGGTGATCTGCGAGGAGCAGCGTGA